The sequence CTGGCTTTCTGGGCTTCCCTGGCAGGGCGGCCCCATaggagaagaaaacacaatTGTTTTCACTTTGTAGTCACAGATTTTAGATGACAGAGTACCGTAAGTGTGACACATCATGGTCACTCTAATGACCTGCAGTCTACGTGTGCCTTAAGCAGATTCAGGCAGATTATGTCAGATGCAATTCAGACAGGCAGGGCTGGCTGGTTGTCGTGGTCAGTGTTTGTGAACAGGATGGGGAGATTAACAATGGGCGCATGGCTGATACCCCCAGTGGTGTCACCACAGCGAGGTCAAAGCTAAGATCCCAGAGTGTTAAATAAATGACCCCACACTGCCAGCAGAGCCCAGTAACATTTGGCTGGAATGTGTTCAAACACGCCTCTTAAGACAATGTAGGATATAGGAAAACAGGCACAGAAACTCAGTGCCCTTTGTTTGAGAATACTTACTTAGTTTTAAAGATGAATGAGCACCAGCGGGTTTGAACACAAAATGATCAGACAGCCAATCACCAACagcttgttttaatttatttgaagtAACCATCTTTATCTTGTAAAAGAGGACACAGGAGACTTCCTCAGCTTGGCCAGAGATCTTTTTTTGgtaatatgtttttctttgggtcataaaaatgttggcacttttttatctctttcatttgttgtttgacTCTGTTACTGAATATTAAGTTTTTAGGTGCACCTTATGCAAATTTTACTTGATTTTGCTCGTCTTTTTTGTTGCATTGCACCAGGAGCCCACGTCAACCCCGCTGTCTCGCTCGCCATGGTGATCCTGGGGAAGCTACCAGTGAAGAAGTTCCCTGTGTATGTGGTGGCACAGTTCCTGGGAGCTTTTGCTGGATCTTGTGCTGTTTATGGCCTTTATTATGGTGGGTGTAAATGAAATAACTCTTCTGAGAAAAAACATGGACTGAAGTGCAGTTATCCAGCTAATTTACTAATCCTGCTTCTGCTCACGTATAAATATGCTTTTGTAAAGAGTTTTCCTTACTATATTTGTATACTGTCTCCATGTCTGACTATGTAGAGGATGATGTATGCAGCATGTCCATctctattgtttgttttttcacagatGCTTTGATGGACTACACCAATGGAGAATTTGCTGTTACTGGTGTGAATGCCACAGCCAACATATTTGCATCTTATCCTGCCAAACATCTCTCAGTCTTAAATGGATTTGTTGATCAGGTAGGGCTTAAAATTAACTTGCAATTTGTGAACAGTTTCCCCTGAAAATTATATACCAGAGAGTATGTAAGatttcatgtaaaaaataaaacccttGGAGAAAATGCTCTTTACACTTTATATGCTGTCAAACTGCCTGACAATGTGAAAGTCAGGCACGTTTGAgtcactttttcctcttttttttacaaacattttccagtgagattctgtgtgtatgtggaagCTACTAGAGCATACAGAGATGCATGTGAGCGAGCATTTAGTGCAGTCATGGGTATAAATGTAAGCATAAATGGACACGTGAGTTGTTTTGCTGAAGTATGAACAATGCTGTTCCAATGCTGAGAATAACTACCATCTGGCCGGGATGTGCATGAGGCGAGATGttagtttgtgtatttgtgaagTCATTCAGGACATCAAAGGCCCAATACGTATATTTTTGATTAAACAGTTGCACgcacattttgtgtgtttctctgccGATTATATTTCAACAAACAGCTACAGCACGAGAAGTATTAATAGCATAGTGTCAGTTGTTACCTAGAGAACTGTGTTTTGacatttgttgttgattttgatCAAAACTGTGCATTTTTAAGGGTGCGTTTCCTTAATATACAGCCATATGTGGCTATATTTCAAAGCTGCGTCATTCAGCCTTAAACCAGGGGAAAGGGGAAGCCTCATAATAAgcttaaacaaaaacaaaggtcagaggtcaccacAGCAGATGaggtaacaacaacaaaaacaacaccaacaaaaaGCATTAGCTTTTgtgttcttttaattttttttgtttaggaTTTCTCACTTTAGCTTTGCAACATCAGTATCAGTGTAGTCTTGAATTTTATGAATGTAACTGATGTTATGCTGATTTCCTGAtgcttttgttttgcaggtGATTGCAACTGGTGCGTTAATCCTGTGCATCCTGGCCATTACTGACAGGAAGAATATCGGTGCTCCAAAAGGCATGGAGCCTCTGTGCATCGGCCTGATCATCATGGCCATCGGAGTGTCAATGGGCCTGAACTGCGGCTATCCAATCAACCCGGCACGAGACCTCGGCCCACGGTTCTTCACTGCGGTGGCCGGGTGGGgcatggatgtgttcaggtaATTTTACTGGCTTAGAAAATCAAAAGGTGCCTgttaataaaaatgcaaatatgaaaTAGATAGTTTTAAGAGGTTATAATAGGCATTGGTACATTGGATTCATGAAAACGAGGAAGCAGGCTTTTGTGAGCCGCCTGCCTGATAGAGATAGACGTCCaatatctgctgctgctctcgCACTCACCAGTGACTGAGACATACAGGAGTAGATATCGCATGAAGAGCAGCATTTGTAGCTCCATCCCTGCTCTCTTGACAATCTGAATGAATATTTCAAAGACCATCCATGTCTTTCCTGCATTTTGAAAAAGGACAAGGAGAGATTCCACGcacatgaatatgaaatattcaGCGTTTCTTTACTGAAATGGCACAAATGTAtgttcctccctctttcttccttttattCCCCTCCAGTCATCAAGCTGTtcctgttattattatttctttttactttatttacgctcaaaaacatttttattttgatcagAGAAGGAAGtacacaaaatatgtttttatgtactTGTTAAAATGTCCCTAAAGAGCACGTAATACTTTTAAAAACCACAACTTGAGTGATAAATTTTAGCAGGAAGGATTTAACCTCCCTGGTTAAAGGTGCTCCGTTGAagttttgaccactagtagcgcCATAGAGCAATGCTTTATTTGTATCACGCTCCACTAGCACACGCATGAGGATGCACtggcacatgcacatgcatgtgaGTGACTCAATATATATTTCTGCCAATGGTTTCATGCTACACCACTGGAAGTAATATGGCAATAAATGTAGCAATGTGCCAGCTAAAGGGAGGAAAGCTGGAAAGCTATTTTAAACCTGATGTACACAATGTAGGTTAccaaatattattatataatttatataatttggctttgcagatgttttatgaggaaggaaatgcatacAGTTAGTTGGACCTCAGTGCATacaaagtgaatgaaaacataacTGTTTATTTACACGAAGCActacagggtacctttaacaTCTGTAATTATGAGGCTTTTGCTTCTGTCCCTGAAAAGGTGGAATAACTAAGGAATCTCTGGCTTTTATTCATGAGTGATAGTAAGAGGGATTTTTCACAGTCACAGTGAGCAGCACAGACATAATTTTTCAGTGTTGCCCTCGAGCTTGTCCTGAGGAAACTCCAGATGCTCTCAGGCCAGATGGGAGATATTGTCTCTCTTGCATGTCCTGCTTTAACCTGAGTCCTCCCAGGCTTTCTGATTAGTCTTCAAAGATGCCCAGGAGGCAACCTTACCAGGTACCCAAATCACCTCATTTGACtggtgtttttatgttcttgaTTGCAACTTTATGTTTATGAGCATAGGTGTTGGTCAGAACAAAAATGATCAGGAAAATAAATTTGATGAACTTAAATtagataaattaaataaataaataaattttggCTTAGCTCTCAACATGATAGCAACATGATAAACAACACACATATTTGCTGAGTTGACTTCACCTAACTAACTTAATTTTtgataataatttatttagTATAATATATGAAGTGTCACAGTTACCAGATATGCCAGTCcacttttaaataaacaacaccACACAGCAAAGATGGCGCCCTAATTTCACTGAATTGTACACTTAAGATACTATATGCATGCTGCAAACAGGAGAGGGGACAAGGTGCACCCCAGTCTCACGTTTACTTTGGACTTTGTCCAGAGAGCAAATAAAGCTGTCATCCTACATGTACTAactttactttatataaactaAATGGCTCACAAGAGCAGCCTTTGTAAACCATAGACCTACAGGATGTTCTAAAATCACATGTAGGCTGAATAAGCAGACGCATATGACCCCTCAGTTATCTGTTCAGGCCTAAAATATTGGTCCACTGTTCTGAGTATCACTGAGAAGAGTCTTCTTGATTTAAGCTTTAATTCCTACTGAGGTAAAGTAGTGTGTTTCCTGGAAAGTTGGAACATTTCCTCTGGTCCCCTTTTACAGGCCCTGAGGAAGACATGTTGGTTGGTCGGTGACTCAGTGTGTGTCCATTCAGATTCTCTGTCCCCCAAATCCTTGTGATACTGAAGAGACACGTCAACTGTTGCACGCTAAATCATTCAAGGCTGTTTGCATTTCAGGACCAGATCTCATTCAACCTTGGCAGCTTTCCACTGAGGAGCTTTCTAATGAACTCTGCCAATGTAGGCTCAGCTCCTCCAGATCCTCCCAGGTCACCTTTAGTTTCTCAAAGTGTTGCTTCCGTTTCACACAAACTTCCCCTGATGAAGTCAGTATTGTCCTTGTCGAGAACAACAGTCAtgctttaaaattaaaatagattaaatagattttattaaaataaatttaggTATAAGGGATGGATTTAATGCAAAGTTGAGTGCCTTAAGGTTTAAGAATTTAAATCCACCATGTTTGTAATCATTATATAGACAAGCTCTTTTAATCTTGTCAGGTTTACCACCCGATAAAAAACTGACCACATTTcgttcatattttttaaacagctcTTTTCCTCAGGAAGGTAATGACATGAGAATGTAGATAAACTGAGGAATTACGAAAGAATTTATCACTGTCATTTTTCCATATAAAGTTAAATTAGTCATTCTCCAaacttttaattttctgtcaactatATGTAGATTTCTATCAAAGTTTTCTTTTGTAATGTGTTCCATGTTTCTGAAGATATGTATACTTAGGACATCTATTGGGCCATCCGACCATTTTAACGGCAGATTACAACAGAGCTCAAAATTTGTATCCTTCAGAGACCCAATTAACCCAAATAACACAGTACATTAATCATAGTTAGGTTTCAGTCTGGAAATAACTGAAAAGTTATTTAGCTCTTcgactaataaaaaaaaaagatgcaacatTTGGCTGAATTTGAAAATTTACATTGTCTGCATACGTTGAAATTTTTGATTCCAAACTATTTATTCTCAGACCTTATTCTTTCTTACTTTTTGAGTTAAAATTTCTTTTGCTATAATAAGTAGATATGCAGAAAGTGGACATCCTTGTTTTGATCCTCTGTACTGAATTAtagtttcagaaaaaaaagccattatTTTACACTTTGGATTTctatgcattttttaaaatccaactAGTTAACGAAACTCTGAAGTTAAAATAGtctaaacatttataaaatgtttagatgtttatcaaatgcttttttcaaaatcaaagaaGGTTTTCATTAAGCcataatatttaattatttcaattatttgtCTAATATTGTCATTGATCTACCTTGTAAGAATCAACACTGATCTGGATGAAtaatattcactttttaaaaatctgtttgcaAGATATTTAGctaatattttaactttaatataGTTGGATCCTTATACCTTCCACATGGATCTTGTTTTAACAATAGTGAGGTTGAGCTATACCTGTATTATATGGCATAGTTTACCCCCTTTATTGAGCTAACTGAAACCTTTtccttaaatgttaaatgtatctATTTTAATTGGTGATACATACATGCTGCTTGTGTTCCTTGTTTATCATTGGCCCTGCCTTGGTCCTTTCTTTCTAACCCCTGCCCTTAAAGCGTCTGTGCATGTCACTGCTGAAATGCTCCTGTCAAGCTAATAACAGAATACTGCTTGGATAAATTTGCAGCTGTTATAAAAGCAGCAGTAGAAGCTGTTTTATATAactgtgggttgtttttttttaaaaaaggaaataataataa comes from Thunnus maccoyii chromosome 1, fThuMac1.1, whole genome shotgun sequence and encodes:
- the aqp9b gene encoding aquaporin-9b isoform X2 translates to MMAVYMAGGVSGAHVNPAVSLAMVILGKLPVKKFPVYVVAQFLGAFAGSCAVYGLYYDALMDYTNGEFAVTGVNATANIFASYPAKHLSVLNGFVDQVIATGALILCILAITDRKNIGAPKGMEPLCIGLIIMAIGVSMGLNCGYPINPARDLGPRFFTAVAGWGMDVFRAGGCWWWIPVAGPMVGGAVGAGVYFLFIELHHPEPEKQEENNVQDKYEMITMS
- the aqp9b gene encoding aquaporin-9b isoform X1, with product MENESKRKMKEKFALRRDIFKEFLAEFLGIFVLILFGCGSVAQTVLSKGALGEPLTIHIGFTLGVMMAVYMAGGVSGAHVNPAVSLAMVILGKLPVKKFPVYVVAQFLGAFAGSCAVYGLYYDALMDYTNGEFAVTGVNATANIFASYPAKHLSVLNGFVDQVIATGALILCILAITDRKNIGAPKGMEPLCIGLIIMAIGVSMGLNCGYPINPARDLGPRFFTAVAGWGMDVFRAGGCWWWIPVAGPMVGGAVGAGVYFLFIELHHPEPEKQEENNVQDKYEMITMS